From Panicum hallii strain FIL2 chromosome 2, PHallii_v3.1, whole genome shotgun sequence, a single genomic window includes:
- the LOC112880774 gene encoding heterogeneous nuclear ribonucleoprotein 1-like yields the protein METADSGKLFIGGISWDMDEDRLREYFGRFGEVTEAVSMRDRTTGRTRGFGFVVFADALVAERVTMDKHMIDGRMVEAKKAIPRDDHSIVSKRNASSTGSSGPNHTRKIFVGGLPSNVTEADFRRCFEQFGAITDVVVIYDRSTQRPRGFGFITYDSEDAVDKALHKSLHELNGKLVEVKRAIPKEQSPRPVARSPARVGQNYATNHFLNGFNQGYNMNPIGGYGMRMDGRYGMLPGAWNGFSSFVPGFGMDMNVGGWLSGPFGPNYGFINSSNGMQMGPYYNGCSNRMGGPIGYLGLNDHSGPMLSSMSRSVWGNGNLNYPGNPTDMDAFSSPGNGGQVSIIGDNWGGLPSARGTGNILSLGSGNLGPGVGDNNSGLPSGRYERSNSTGTTGEPFSASAGNAYEVDNSETYGSSSIYGGTTWRFASSEVDLPSLGHDLGNIDPDIKSGISASYMGNYTVNNNQPSTGQFLFQHFFF from the exons ATGGAGACGGCTGACTCCGGGAAGCTTTTCATTGGTGGCATCTCATGGGACATGGATGAGGACCGCCTTCGCGAGTACTTCGGCCGCTTCGGGGAGGTTACCGAGGCGGTCAGTATGCGGGACCGCACTACGGGGCGCACCCGTGGGTTCGGGTTCGTGGTCTTTGCTGACGCATTAGTCGCAGAGCGGGTCACCATGGACAAACACATGATTGATGGGCGCATG GTGGAGGCAAAGAAGGCCATTCCCAGGGACGACCACAGTATCGTGAGCAAGAGAAATGCCAGCAGCACAGGATCATCTGGACCAAACCATACTAGAAAGATCTTTGTTGGAGGTCTGCCCTCAAATGTTACAGAAGCCGACTTCAGAAGGTGTTTTGAGCAATTCGGCGCCATAACAGATGTGGTTGTGATTTACGACCGCAGCACGCAGAGACCGAGGGGCTTTGGATTCATCACCTATGATTCAGAAGATGCTGTGGACAAAGCTCTGCACAAGAGCTTACATGAGCTGAATGGTAAATTGGTTGAGGTTAAGAGGGCTATTCCAAAAGAGCAGTCTCCTAGACCTGTCGCGCGCTCGCCTGCACGAGTGGGCCAGAACTATGCTACCAACCACTTCCTGAATGGCTTCAACCAGGGTTACAACATGAACCCCATAGGAGGTTATGGCATGAGAATGGATGGAAGGTATGGTATGCTTCCAGGTGCATGGAATGGATTCTCCTCATTTGTTCCAGGTTTTGGGATGGACATGAATGTTGGAGGTTGGTTGAGCGGACCATTTGGTCCAAACTATGGTTTCATCAACAGTTCCAATGGGATGCAAATGGGTCCATATTACAATGGATGTTCGAACAGAATGGGTGGTCCTATTGGGTACCTTGGTCTTAATGATCATTCAGGACCAATGTTGAGTTCAATGTCTAGGAGTGTTTGGGGTAATGGGAATTTAAACTACCCAGGCAATCCTACAGACATGGATGCTTTTTCTTCACCTGGAAATGGAGGTCAAGTCAGTATTATTGGTGATAATTGGGGAGGTCTCCCTTCTGCTCGTGGGACGGGCAACATTTTAAGCCTTGGGTCAGGTAATCTTGGCCCTGGAGTTGGAGATAATAATTCTGGTTTGCCTTCTGGCAGATATGAGAGGAGCAACTCAACTGGTACAACTGGTGAGCCTTTCTCTGCATCAGCAGGTAATGCATATGAAGTGGACAACTCTGAAACATATGGTAGCAGCTCTATTTATGGTGGCACAACCTGGAGGTTTGCATCATCTGAGGTCGACTTGCCTTCTTTGGGCCATGATCTTGGAAACATTGATCCAGATATCAAATCAGGCATATCAGCCAGTTACATGGGCAACTATACTGTTAACAACAATCAGCCAAGCACAGGTCAGTTCCTGTTTCAACATTTTTTTTTCTGA
- the LOC112880773 gene encoding AAA-ATPase At3g28610-like produces MDIDMPPRPRTMSRDPTPAVSGIVERFAGLWSALAGAMLAWSMVRPYLPRHLLPDRLAGGSLLRCHARSLLAGLLDPYLTVTLAEYGGGEGMRRGAAYERAAAYLGARCAREARTLRAESARDGGGRRRFVLRVDDGEEVADEFRGAMVWWHAVPAPHHRHGGPRCDAPGKDAGRTYRLVFHQRHRDLVVDSYLPHVCREGRAIMEANRRRKLFTNAGERYGKSSWKRVAFKHPSTFATLAMDPAKKREIMDDLDAFRKGKEYYRRIGKAWKRGYLLYGPPGTGKSSMIAAMANYLDYDIYDIELTSVSTNTELRRMFIDTKGKSIIVIEDIDCSLDLTGKRRSRQQPLPGPADDDADAPPPEPTSIGRVTLSGLLNFSDGLWSACGGERVIVFTTNHAERLDPALIRRGRMDKHIEMSYCCFESFRFLARNYLALDAHPLFDDVRAQLQEVDITPANVAEILTPKRAGDDEGSCLAGLVEALREAAAAAKNATSNNIQEDGEVVEDE; encoded by the exons ATGGACATCGACATGCCGCCGCGGCCAAGAACCATGTCGAGGGACCCCACGCCGGCGGTCTCGGGGATAgtggagcggttcgcgggccTCTGGTCGGCGCTCGCGGGCGCGATGCTCGCGTGGAGCATGGTGCGCCCGTACCTCCCGCGCCACCTGCTGCCGGACCGCCTCGCCGGCGGGTCCCTCCTGCGCTGCCACGCGCGCAGCCTCCTCGCGGGGCTCCTGGACCCCTACCTCACGGTCACCCTCGCCGAgtatggcggcggcgaggggatgAGGCGCGGGGCCGCGTACGAGCGCGCCGCGGCGTACCTCGGCGCCCGGtgcgcgcgggaggcgcggaCGCTGCGGGCCGAGAGCGCGCGCGACGGCgggggccgccgccgcttcgtgCTCCGcgtggacgacggcgaggaggtcgcCGACGAGTTCCGCGGCGCCATGGTGTGGTGGCACGCCGTGCCGGCGCCCCACCACCGCCACGGCGGCCCGCGGTGCGACGCCCCGGGCAAGGACGCCGGGCGCACGTACCGGCTCGTGTTCCACCAGCGCCACCGCGACCTCGTCGTCGACTCCTACCTCCCCCACGTCTGCCGTGAGGGCCGCGCCATCATGGAAGCCAACCGCCGCCGGAAGCTCTTCACCAACGCCGGCGAACG GTACGGGAAGTCGAGTTGGAAGCGCGTGGCGTTCAAGCACCCGTCGACGTTCGCCACGCTGGCCATGGACCCGGCCAAGAAGCGGGAGATCATGGACGACCTCGACGCGTTCCGGAAGGGGAAGGAGTACTACAGGCGCATCGGCAAGGCGTGGAAGCGCGGGTACCTCCTCTACGGCCCGCCGGGCACCGGCAAGTCCTCCATGATCGCCGCCATGGCCAACTACCTCGACTACGACATCTACGACATCGAGCTCACGTCCGTGTCCACCAACACCGAGCTCCGGCGCATGTTCATCGACACCAAGGGCAAGTCCATCATCGTCATCGAGGACATCGACTGCTCCCTCGACCTAACCGGCAAGCGCCGCAGTAGGCAGCAGCCGCTGCCGGGCCCCGCCGACGATGACGCAGACGCACCGCCCCCTGAACCGACCTCGATCGGCAGGGTGACGCTCTCCGGCCTGCTCAACTTCAGCGACGGCCTCTGGTcggcgtgcggcggcgagcgcgtcaTCGTGTTCACCACCAACCACGCCGAGCGGCTGGACCCGGCGCTGATCCGGCGCGGGCGCATGGACAAGCACATCGAGATGTCCTACTGCTGCTTCGAGTCCTTCAGGTTCCTGGCCAGGAACTACCTCGCCTTGGACGCCCACCCCCTGTTCGACGACGTCAGGGCGCAGCTGCAGGAGGTCGACATCACCCCGGCCAACGTCGCCGAGATCCTGACGCCCAAGCGCGCCGGCGACGACGAGGGCTCCTGCCTCGCCGGCCTGGTGGAGGCGctgcgggaggcggcggcggcggccaagaaCGCCACCTCCAACAACATCCAAGAGGACGGGGAGGTAGTGGAGGATGAGTAG